Genomic DNA from Hyperolius riggenbachi isolate aHypRig1 chromosome 10, aHypRig1.pri, whole genome shotgun sequence:
aatcttgtcaggtaggtctgacaataatgtctgaaacacctgatctgctgcatgcttgttcagggtctatggctaaatgaattagaggcagaggatcagcaggatagccaagtaactggtattctttaaaatcaaataaatatgtcagcctctttatccctctcattacgttgtcctttaaagacagaagagttaagtttaggtttgcctgaggtaaattgtttagtgaatactaaatgCCTTATCACCACAGTGATAACACTAGAAATAGCTCAGAAACACTGTTAAAGACAaaaataagcttagtgaattggggccaatgtattcagtcagtgtgtgtgtttcctgcagatggatccagtaacaggaacccaccagagagaCATATAGGTCATCTTTATTCTCAGGATTGTCCACTGGAAGATCCCACCATCcctcaccattatcaggtaggtgtaaGATTCATAAGCGCTGAAAAATAGATGAGCTTATTTTTTTCTATCCTAACTCATTTTGGCAGGCTCtatgttaaaatgtattttgatCTTGTTGTGAGTTTAGGTTGATGGACTGACCACTATAAAAAttgaggttaaagaggaagaagagacgtatatgGTAAATGATCAGTATTCTGCAGACGAGGGGGACATgaggaggacaattaaagaggaagaagaagaggcatGGGTGAGGGGCGATCATCTATCTTCAGAGGAGGGGAACATGACTGGGACAATTATAGATGAGAAGACATATGCAAGGAATGATCGGCAATCCATGAGGGGCAGAGAAACGATGGAGAATGTTAAAGAGGAGAAATATTCTGTAGATATCATTACAAGTAAGTAATTACTTCCAAACACAGAAATATTCTCATGTTTTCTGTAACTGcaaacttaaaagaaaataatgacATAAGTTGGTAAATGGTAAAGTTGGTAGGGCACATGTTATTAGTGGGGAGGCACTGATTGTAAACCCAATAGCACCACGTGCATTACCGTGGTAACATGCTAAgattataataaataataattcctGTATTTGTGTAGTGCTTATCTCCTatctgactcaaagcgcttgcgggacagtcaccagagcgcactcagtaggcagtagcaatgttagggaatcTCGCCCAAGAacatcttactgaataggtgctggcttactgaacaggaagagctgagatttgaacccaggtctactgtgtcagaggcagagcccttaacagtcACCCTatggtgttaccatagcaacgcacACGTTAACCCAGTATTGTGCATGGCTCCTATGGGTTAATGGCCGGTGCTCCCCCTGCACTAGTAACAGTGAAATATCCATGTGCTCAATGCACACAGCAACATTAACAGACTTTAGGACATCAGGCCCAATATGTTATTGCCTGTTGGTTTGTGGCACTTCCCTTCCAGTGATGTTTCACCTAGGcaatgatgtcatgcagccttctaccccagagcactctgggagatcatgtgatgtcCATGCTCACTTCAAAGAGAGGGAtaaaaacattccacagtgattcaccctaccagcagtaaagatgctgcaTCACTGATGAATCTGAGTGTAAACTGGCGTAAGGTAGGATTTTACAGTTGGCTGAAAGTgtatgaggcagaggatcagcaggacaaccaagggatttgcattgtttcaaaggaaaaacataTATCTGCCTTCATATCCCCCTGCATAAGTCACTATTGTACTGTTCCCGCAATGTGTCATAGTTGTTGATCTCAATGCAatctcctccttcatgtcctcccattttctaaaactcaatatggacaaaattGAAATGGTAATCTCAGCACCTCACAATTCAAAAGCCCTGCCTGATTTCACTACTTTTGTTGATGGAATTTCAATAATGCCTTTCCCCCAGGCTTGCTGCCAAGGTGTAATACTGGACCCAAGTCTTTCATTTAAACCGCACATTGACAAACCATCCTCCTCTAGTCTCCACCTTCTCACATAGGACATTACCAGCTACCTATCAcaactagactattgcaactctctcCTCTGCGGCCTCCCTGCCAACCATTTAGCCCTCTACAGtctatcatgaactctgctgcacgactcttcaacctctcctcccacttctcctgcccaatccccctctgtcaatCCCTTTACTGGCTGCCAGTTATACAAAGGATACAATATAAAATCGctctcgcctacaaagctctccacaaccttgctccttcttatctaaataaacttatttccagataccatcctacacgcagTATCCGCTCTACTAACCATATTCTCCTGTCTTCTCCTCTAGTCACCTCTACTCACtcctgcttacaagacttctcttgatcctttcccctcctctggaacactctccctcaacacatccgcctcttacccacacttactctttttagGCGCAGCCTGAAAACgcccctcttcaggcaagcatactctcctacctaggacagtTCGGCCACTGGCCACCATTTCTACAATCGAATGCACAGCTACCCTTCACCTACTGTCCTATCTCTTAAATCTTTAGACTGTAAGACCTTttagccagggctctcttcctcttttgtctcacaatgttgTGTAATATGTGTGTATATCTTCCACCATTATGaaaaaatctgtagttgatttgttcattGTATCAGTTGTACTCCGCGATTGTCTTGTTTTGTTAAAtgctgtattgtttattttgtattgttataccctgtatgctgttgtacagtgccacagaagatgctggcgctatataaatcaaaagTAAATCAAAGTATAcctttggtctctgaggaagcagtaCTTcagtgaaacggctgtaaggctggTGTTTGTACATCCTACGTGGTTGGTATGTCCTGTATGCTGATTCCTAAATAAATCTTAATGGCAAGGATTGATGCCTTGCCTGCCTTCTACTACTTTGCACTGATTTACCTGTTGCGGGAGCACACCTTGAGAAGTGCACAGCTTATTTACTGCCAGTTAAAGCATTTAGTGCAGACCCTCTTTCTCTACATTgaatttaaaacagaaggtatttgcaatattgCAGGTTGAAGTGAGAATATGATGTTTCCCACaaagcatcactactgaatattcaattcatccctttgttgtccctgtaagctaaccacgcctccagaactgctggaatgcaatgatgtgtcagcttgaaaTTGTACAGAgctacaataatccaacatgcatacagactgtttcagattggttgatcctcaccagtgcatggcatggattaatgtggctctatgggggtaggacttgaaaccttTTGCATAGCATTTAAGTAAGAGGgtattttggtcctttgtagccccttacacactcctaggagttctagttcaccatgagcttgctatatagatcaataataataataattgttgctGTGACGGTTTTATGACAGATTTAAGTGACACCGGTGACTATAAGACCAACATACATGACTTCTGACTGCGAAATATGAAACAGCAGTTTGCATATAACTGTATTGTTTTCTCTCCAGTAGGGGAACACGATGTCAGGAACATCATGGAAGGACCTCTTATTTCACATccagatgatgctgctgatgataatGGTGTCACACAACGTTCTCCTGTTACTGGAAGCTCCCATCACAGACATTACATTGGAGGAAACGCAACTTCaaaaaatgagaaaatacaaTCTGTGGCATTGCATATGCCATGCCAGAGAGCTGATATCGCACCAGTTCCATCCAATCTGCAGGATTCTCCATCTGAAACATCACATTGTGATTGGCTCAGAGACAATCAGAGATTTCCATGTCCTGAATGCAGCAAATTGTGTAAATCTCGAGCGTCTCTTGCTGTGCACCAGAAATCACACTCGCAGAAGTCACCAGTggcatgtttagagtgtgggaaatgttttagatgtAAATCAGAACTCCTTACACACCAGAGAGTGCACACTGGTGAGAGGCCCTatacttgttctgagtgtgggaaatcgttCAAAACGAATCCAGAACTTTTCAAACACCAGACTGTCCACACCGGAGAGAAGCCCTATccttgttcagaatgtgggaaatcttTCCGAACAAACTCAGATCTCGTTATTCACCAGAgagttcacactggtgagaggcccTATGGCTGCtccgagtgtgggaaatcattCAGAGCAAAGTCAGACCATGTTAAACACCAAAGAGTTCACACTGATGAGAGGCCCTATGCTTGTTCTGAGTGCGAGAAATCATTCAGAGCAAAGTCAAAACTCGTTATTCATCAGAgagttcacactggtgagaggccctatgcttgttccatgtgtgatAAATCCTTCAGAGCAAAGGCAAAACTTGTTATTCACCAGAGAGTCCACACTGATGAGAGGATGTatccttgttctgagtgtgggaaatctttcagGGTAAAGTCAAAACTTGTGATTCACCAGAGAGTTCACACCGGCGAGAAGCCCTttgcttgttctgagtgtgggaaatcgttCAAATCAAAATCAGAACTTGTTAATCACCAGAGAATTCATACAGTTGAGAGGCGGTTTCGTTGTTTTGATTGTGGTACAGCATTCAAAAATAGATCAGAACTTATTATCCACCAGAGAGTCCACACCCACGAGAGGCCCTATCCTTGTTCACAGTGTGAGAAATCTTTCAGAATCAAGTCACAGTTTGTTACTCACCAGAGAGTTCACACCCGTGAGAGGGCCTAtcattgttcagagtgtgggaaatcagtCAGATCAAGGTCAGAACTTGTCGGTCACCAGAGAGTTCACATCAGCTAAAAGCTGCTTTTCCTGTTCTGAGTGTGGAGATGCGGGAGGACAAACTGTTACACAGCAGACCACATTTCCCTTGTTGAGTGTTGGAAATTTTTGAAAATAATAAcagtaagggtccttttacacttaggatgcattttttttttctcagtgcattgtgaaaaagctttcagttaaaatgtgcaTAGTGGGAACTGAGgcctagggaaacatggacaatacTTTGAAAATTAGTTTTCTTTTAGTCTAACTgagaccaactgattaagtgtaaaaggacctaaAAGGCTCTTATCTTTTACTGTGTGTGATTCACAGGATTTGAGAGCTTTTAGAAAACATAATAGTGCACCAAGCAACTTACATATCTTTATcaggggatcggttgaaaagggcgcccgagctgcctgtatgaaaagggcgccgccatagacatcaatgttatttctggaaatatgggctacaaggtgtagaaaagggcgcccgagttttgatataggctacaagtgggctcccctttgtagcccatattttttcggctacaaggttttcggctacaagcaggctcccccttgtagcccatatttttttcggctacagtaaggtgcccctctgtagcccatattattgactttttttgtagccgaagtttttatatgggctacaagcactgtaagccgaattatttcattcccccactatccatggcggcctggagggggaatagtaattaacacatcccggagtttttttctacccgaagtttgtatatgggctacaagcgctggaagccgaattatttcattcccccactatccatggcggcctggagagggaatagtaattaacacatcccggagtttttttctagccgaagtttttatatgggctacaccaggcaccttggtttttttgtagccgaagtttttatatgggctgcaccaagcgtcttttttgtagccaaactttatatgggctacaccaggcgccttttttgtagccgaagttggtatgtaTATGGGCTCCatgaggcgcccttttttaccggcgcccttttcatgtagaccccttTATCAGTATTCATGTTTATTGCcatatattttaataaaaagataatatatatatcagggctgtggagtcggagtcgtggagtcgggcaattttgggtgcctggagtcggagtcggagtcgggaaaaaatgcaccgactccgactcctaatgaatttgtaactgtaattaaaatagaaaatatgataaaatgttctatttctcagatattagtcattaaaaataatgtatatatacagtatatatacagtaatagcttagtccacaaaaatgaaataaaccaatcaaaattagttacttgtgctgctgcaataaagcagtccctgtatttttaaggtcagatatacatatctgattgtgactgtatatatgatgtgtacacaggaatctcttatatatactaaataacatctatgctgtaagaataaagcctgatgtgtagctgtgtcactaatagagatggtcaatgacatggaaataattctgcattgatgctgatttatgcaaatgcatgcactccctttgctgatgaaatcaaataatgtgatatgttattaaaatttggtttggtcactacaaattaaagggtaactgagacggatgaaaagtaaagttttatacatacctggggcttcctccagcccccttcaggctaatcagtccctctctgtcctccaccacccggatcttctgctatgagtcctggtaattcagccagtcagcgctgtccggtcgcatgccgctcccacagccaggaacattctgcacctgcgcaatagtgctgcacaggtgtagtatgctcctggcggcggagtgtgtgcatgcgcactacgcctgactggctcaagtacctggactcctagcagaagatccaggtggtggaggaggacaacgagggactgattatcctgaagggggctggaggaagccccaggtatgtataaaactttaatttcatctgtctcaggtttactttgttacacagtagtactatactctacatatgcactccccacagagctgcagggaatccactgagaatgctgtgcacattgaacacagaggtgttgtctgtttacaatctcctcattcccctgcagagtacctgcacatcattcttacatgtacccacacttacattgcctagggcctgatagatgttctttgttccggtttgtaccttttacaagtactcttaccaaggactagttttagtctaaagggaataaatatagtagtctacatatccttctcacttcagttgtcttgtaaaattcctaagcgttggcagttaagagacgaatttcatgttacatacttttaatcaacaaaaatgtaatatgcaaattagaggagtcggagtcgtggagtcggagtcggtggaatcctaaactgaggagtcggagttggtggatttttggaccgactccacagccctgatatatatatataaaaataaaagtgcTCCTGTTTTCCTGCTCTGTGTGCAGAATGTGATATAAACAGAACAAAAAGCTAAGAATACCCAGAGAGTGCAGAAACGCACAGTGAGCCAGCAGATGGCGCTGCTCAGTGAGTTAGTAGTGCTCCCTCAGTAGATCTCTGAGTGCTCCCTCAGTAGGTCAGCTTGTGTTATAAAGCCACTAGGAGTGGGCGGGGATTTGGGCTGAGGGGGCAGACTTTGGCATGTACTTAGGTTTAACAAGGCTCAATTCCACGCTACATACAATTTGCAATAAGCATGCATGCAAGCTGGGAGTATtactatctcattgaccatctgtgaTCACAACCAGGGAAATAACCTTATTTTAGCTTTGGATAATGTGAAACAGAGGTTAAAAAAGTGTTTGGAAAATCCCGCCCCATTTCCTTTCCTTTGGATCTCCATGGCAATAAAGCCCAGCTTGATGGGCCAAATGTGATTGTCAAACTATATTGCAGCTCTCATCCTTTCCTCTTTGTATTCAGCTGTGGGCAGGTCAATCAGATGTGACACTCAAAGTAGGAGGAACAAATACTCCAGACTATTTTAGGTTGGAAGTTACTGGGAGGGGAGTCTTTATCCCATGCACAGGGTTATACATGGGTCTGCTGAAGAGATGTATCTGTCTAATGTTACCAGAAAATGggttttattaaaggacaactgaagtgagagggatatgaatctgccatatttatttatttttaagcaatgcacatagcctggcagccctgctgagaagGGAGATGATCTCATTGCTGAAGCCTGGAGTGATGACTTACTCCACTAGCTTATATTCTTCATGTAGGCATCTCTGActggctaatactggggggcactactGACTACCGAATTGCTATGGGGGGCTACCTTTGGCTGACGTATGTTGGGGGCACCTCTTGCTACTTAATACTAGGGAGCACTTTTGACTACCTAATTACTGGGGagctcctctggctacctcatTGCTGAGgg
This window encodes:
- the LOC137534818 gene encoding zinc finger protein 3-like, which produces MMENQTHLTSLDGSSNRNPPERHIGHLYSQDCPLEDPTIPHHYQVDGLTTIKIEVKEEEETYMVNDQYSADEGDMRRTIKEEEEEAWVRGDHLSSEEGNMTGTIIDEKTYARNDRQSMRGRETMENVKEEKYSVDIITIGEHDVRNIMEGPLISHPDDAADDNGVTQRSPVTGSSHHRHYIGGNATSKNEKIQSVALHMPCQRADIAPVPSNLQDSPSETSHCDWLRDNQRFPCPECSKLCKSRASLAVHQKSHSQKSPVACLECGKCFRCKSELLTHQRVHTGERPYTCSECGKSFKTNPELFKHQTVHTGEKPYPCSECGKSFRTNSDLVIHQRVHTGERPYGCSECGKSFRAKSDHVKHQRVHTDERPYACSECEKSFRAKSKLVIHQRVHTGERPYACSMCDKSFRAKAKLVIHQRVHTDERMYPCSECGKSFRVKSKLVIHQRVHTGEKPFACSECGKSFKSKSELVNHQRIHTVERRFRCFDCGTAFKNRSELIIHQRVHTHERPYPCSQCEKSFRIKSQFVTHQRVHTRERAYHCSECGKSVRSRSELVGHQRVHIS